In Asterias rubens chromosome 17, eAstRub1.3, whole genome shotgun sequence, a genomic segment contains:
- the LOC117301766 gene encoding uncharacterized protein LOC117301766, translating to MALIRKIVGSIKRRPIKLCSAFVAALLIVLYVNDDKLFVKTSSHVAGEKKDTPDSGNGDRKPLQDIETSHQDIKLACQIPELEPFSKAIQRFIIEPKPLQCKGIMRTQINQQKLVIKESEYRKRNYTSCYVSTINRVTDITSKMSAPVKIDIVKSTGDIFVQDTSTDFLLVGCVDSHTSSAERMALAPANKRMNIYKRHSGDFDVHASIFPKPMEQLQAKHSTDGLGLNVVLLNIESTSRMNFIRFLPKTSKLLETLGTIILKGFTIVGDGTDWNLVPMLTGKTEYEMPDTTKGNPNASFVNVYPFIWNEYAKYGYVTMFAEDTTELAMFDYRRIGFDKQPTDHYMRPYWDFVKQADCVGPRPVFKVTLDYLTDYMTKYKRVPHFALTMLASLTYRNINVLKYMDDDLYKFFSNAKNNGLLNNTMFVLFGDHGSRHSAIRQSYQGRLEERLPYFSVTLPDWVYRKYPDIYTTLKKNTERLMSPFDVHETLKSVLHYSGTQPGDVKQRGISFFREIPAERTCADADIAAHWCSCLTWKPVTNADQAQKLAEVLVQIINNKTQLFRNKCAKLELHEVSHAVKLLTNDKVLTFQQKDWKSSNKSRQIYNKRPVDVSELPPLFQVTVHTTPSDAIFEGTLRKLPGGTTQSSPYELVGDISRINKYGNHSVCIVESAPRLVKFCYCVQG from the exons ATGGCATTGATTAGGAAAATCGTGGGTTCAATCAAGCGTCGCCCTATCAAACTGTGCAGTGCCTTCGTAGCTGCTCTTTTGATTGTACTGTACGTCAATGACGATAAATTGTTTGTGAAAACTTCTAGCCATGTTGCTGGTGAAAAAAAAGACACTCCGGATTCAGGCAATGGCGATCGTAAGCCTTTGCAAGATATCGAAACTTCGCACCAAGATATCAAACTTGCATGTCAGATTCCTGAGCTTGAACCTTTTTCTAAAGCTATACAACGATTCATCATTGAGCCCAAGCCCTTGCAGTGTAAAGGGATCATGAGAACCCAAATTAACCAGCAAAAACTTGTCATCAAGGAATCAGAATACAGGAAAAGGAACTACACATCCTGCTATGTGTCTACGATCAACAGGGTGACAGATATAACAAGCAAAATGTCTGCCCCAGTTAAGATTGATATTGTTAAGTCTACCGGAGACATCTTTGTGCAGGATACATCGACAGATTTTTTGCTTGTCGGTTGTGTTGATAGTCACACAAGTAGCGCAGAACGTATGGCACTTGCACCAGCTAACAAGAGAATGAACATCTACAAAAGACATTCTGGAGATTTTGATGTACATGCTAGTATATTTCCTAAGCCAATGGAACAATTACAGGCCAAACATTCCACGGATGGGCTTGGCTTAAACGTCGTTTTGCTTAACATAGAAAGCACTTCCCGAATGAACTTTATCCGATTTCTTCCGAAAACTTCCAAACTACTTGAGACGTTAGGTACAATAATACTTAAAGGTTTTACCATTGTTGGCGATGGTACCGATTGGAATTTAGTTCCGATGCTCACTGGTAAGACTGAATATGAAATGCCAGATACCACCAAAGGCAATCCAAATGCTTCTTTCGTGAACGTATACCCGTTTATCTGGAACGAGTATGCTAAGTATGGCTACGTGACCATGTTTGCCGAGGATACGACAGAATTGGCAATGTTTGACTATAGAAGGATAGGTTTTGATAAACAACCAACAGATCACTATATGAGACCCTATTGGGATTTCGTCAAACAGGCAGATTGCGTAGGGCCGAGACCTGTTTTCAAAGTCACATTGGACTACCTAACGGATTATATGACCAAATACAAACGTGTACCGCACTTCGCCTTGACAATGCTCGCCAGTTTAACATATCGCAATATAAACGTTCTGAAGTATATGGATGATGACCTTTACAAGTTCTTCTCTAATGCCAAGAATAACGGTCTTCTCAATAACACAATGTTTGTCCTGTTTGGGGATCATGGATCTCGTCATTCTGCCATTCGACAATCTTATCAAGGCAGGCTTGAAGAACGTCTTCCCTATTTCTCTGTAACACTGCCAGACTGGGTGTATCGTAAGTACCCTGACATATACACGACTCTCAAGAAGAATACCGAACGATTAATGTCCCCCTTCGATGTACACGAAACACTCAAATCAGTACTACATTATAGCGGGACCCAACCAGGAGACGTGAAACAACGTGGGATCAGCTTCTTCAGAGAGATCCCAGCGGAGAGAACGTGTGCTGACGCCGATATTGCCGCCCACTGGTGCTCATGCTTGACTTGGAAACCAGTAACTAATGCTGATCAG GCGCAGAAGCTGGCAGAAGTTTTAGTACAAATCATCAATAACAAGACACAACTGTTCAGAAATAAATGTGCAAAACTTGAGCTCCATGAGGTATCACACGCTGTTAAGTTGCTAACTAACGACAAG GTCCTGACGTTTCAGCAGAAAGATTGGAAGAGTTCTAACAAATCAAGGCAAATATATAACAAGAGACCAGTTGACGTCAGTGAGCTCCCGCCTCTTTTCCAGGTCACTGTTCACACAACGCCGAGCGACGCGATCTTTGAAGGCACTTTAAGAAAACTTCCAGGAGGTACCACGCAATCATCTCCTTATGAACTGGTTGGAGACATCAGCCGCATCAACAAGTATGGTAACCACTCGGTTTGTATCGTCGAATCTGCCCCGCGGTTGGTGAAGTTTTGTTATTGCGTGCAGGGGTGA